DNA from Tachysurus fulvidraco isolate hzauxx_2018 chromosome 16, HZAU_PFXX_2.0, whole genome shotgun sequence:
GTGGTAGATGTCATAGCGTCCGGTTCTCTTCATCATGTCTACAGACACTTTGGTGTTCTCATCCACGTGGAAATCAGCTTTGTGAGTGTGATCCACTTCAAAGGGTTTCTCCCATTTACCTGAGAAGATTCAAGAAAGTTTAAGATCTGGTACTTTGTCAGTAACTGGATTAAGAAAGTCATGATGTTTTTGCTGGAACGTTACCTCTGAAATAGATGTAGTTGATGAGCACCATGATGGTATCTTGATCCAGGCTCTTTACCATGTCAGTTATGGTGTCCCTGGTCTTCTTGGCAATGAACTTGTTGACCTCTTGGACAGCAATGTCAGGTTTGGAAAAGTCCACAGTAAAGGCTTCTGCATGGTAGAAGTGCTGAAGATCCTTCAAAAACTTATCGGCAGGTTTGAAGCCGTCTCTGACAGCCAGACCACCTCCTGTCTCCAGCAGCATGGCCTCCTGGCTGTGGTCTAGCATGTGCAGCAGGTGCTCGTAGGCTTCATTGACCTGATCTTCTGTGAATGAACTGTAGCCCAGAGTGCTGAAGATCTGTGAGTGGGTCTCCCCCTTGGCTCCCAGAGCCAACATAGACAGAGCCATGGAAATGCTCAGTGGAGAGAAGAAGATGTTCTTGCCTTTGGCATCAGCCTGGTTGGAGAGCTTATTGTACAGAGAGAAGGCGAAGTCAGCATTGGGAGGTGAGAGTTTGTGGCATATGTCATCTTTCCCATTGTGACTGGGATGAGGTTTGTCCTTATCGTGGTGGAAATGGTCAGAGTGATTTGCTGAATGTTCTCCATGATCGTGGCCTTCATGGTGGTCAGCCAAGGCCACCATCAGCAGAAGGGCAAAGGTCAAACAGCACTGGGCCTTTCTCCACATTTTATCACCTGGacagagaaatgaaatgaaacttaGTGTATTTTAGAGACAGTACCTTCCTCCATCAGACGGCGACTGGGACGTCATCATGGTGTAGCACGTAACCAGGCAACCATCTAACAGGACTAGGCAGAAAATCATCAGTTCAGATCTTCACTCCTCTCCACTCTATGTCTCCACTCCTGCAGTGTGAATCGATCTGAGTTACATGTTCTACCTAATGATGGTGACTCCATCGGTGATGTAACCCActccacacagaaacacatttacatcactTCCTGAACACTAAGCTGTAAAACTAACATCGCTCGTGTTTCCTTCAGAGCTCATCTGCTGAAGCCCATGTGAGTTCCTCTGATGTTCTACACTACTCACCTCTGGTGTCGTGTCCAAGAGGAGACATGTAGCATGGATTGGCTCCAGCTTTTATCTTCAGCGTGCGCTCGGAGTTTACACATTAACCAGCTGGTAACGTCACGCTGCAGTCTGATCAACGTCCTGATGCAACATGTTTACAGCTGAGTCACATTTC
Protein-coding regions in this window:
- the LOC113647971 gene encoding alpha-1-antitrypsin homolog isoform X2, encoding MSPLGHDTRGDKMWRKAQCCLTFALLLMVALADHHEGHDHGEHSANHSDHFHHDKDKPHPSHNGKDDICHKLSPPNADFAFSLYNKLSNQADAKGKNIFFSPLSISMALSMLALGAKGETHSQIFSTLGYSSFTEDQVNEAYEHLLHMLDHSQEAMLLETGGGLAVRDGFKPADKFLKDLQHFYHAEAFTVDFSKPDIAVQEVNKFIAKKTRDTITDMVKSLDQDTIMVLINYIYFRGKWEKPFEVDHTHKADFHVDENTKVSVDMMKRTGRYDIYHDVNNFTSVIMVPYKGNTSMMIVLPDEGKMEEVEKHLSKEDIRYWHDKLFRSSVDLYMPKFSISASSCLGDTLKDMGIVDAFSDSADFTGMSEDTKLKVSKALHKAVLKVDEKGTEASAATTIEIMPMSLPDTINLNRPFLVFILEHSTQSILFMGKITNPTEQ
- the LOC113647971 gene encoding alpha-1-antitrypsin homolog isoform X1 — translated: MESPSLGDKMWRKAQCCLTFALLLMVALADHHEGHDHGEHSANHSDHFHHDKDKPHPSHNGKDDICHKLSPPNADFAFSLYNKLSNQADAKGKNIFFSPLSISMALSMLALGAKGETHSQIFSTLGYSSFTEDQVNEAYEHLLHMLDHSQEAMLLETGGGLAVRDGFKPADKFLKDLQHFYHAEAFTVDFSKPDIAVQEVNKFIAKKTRDTITDMVKSLDQDTIMVLINYIYFRGKWEKPFEVDHTHKADFHVDENTKVSVDMMKRTGRYDIYHDVNNFTSVIMVPYKGNTSMMIVLPDEGKMEEVEKHLSKEDIRYWHDKLFRSSVDLYMPKFSISASSCLGDTLKDMGIVDAFSDSADFTGMSEDTKLKVSKALHKAVLKVDEKGTEASAATTIEIMPMSLPDTINLNRPFLVFILEHSTQSILFMGKITNPTEQ